In Gossypium raimondii isolate GPD5lz chromosome 12, ASM2569854v1, whole genome shotgun sequence, a single window of DNA contains:
- the LOC105765569 gene encoding BAG family molecular chaperone regulator 1: MMRMKTKATGLSPAVTNGESGFVGGGEPTAHDWELRPGGMLVQKRDLDTGRPPIPPPTIRVRVKYKSIYHEISINSQATFGELKKMLTGPTGLHHQDQKLLYKDKERDSKAFLDTAGVKDKSKLVLIEDAISQEKRLLEMRKNAKLEKASKSISEISLEVDRLGNQVSTFESIITKGGKVAEKDVLNLIEQLMNQLLKLDGIMADGDVKLQRKMQVRRVQKYVETLDMLKIKNAMPSTNGAQSETQNRHKHSVRKQEQQSRQRLAPIQEQQSSNSVSHLPIHQQYQHKHQHQQASGPVVVTTKWETFDSSPATLPVTSTSTSSSAANNSAPPKFPWEFFD, from the exons atgATGAGGATGAAGACTAAAGCGACAGGACTGTCACCGGCGGTGACAAATGGAGAATCAGGTTTTGTCGGTGGCGGTGAACCGACTGCTCATGATTGGGAGCTTAGACCCGGTGGCATGTTGGTTCAAAAGCGAGACCTCGACACCGGTCGTCCCCCTATCCCACCGCCGACAATTAGAGTCAGAGTCAAATACAAGTCAATCTATCATGAAATCAGCATCAATTCTCAAGCTACATTCg GAGAGTTGAAGAAGATGTTAACAGGCCCAACAGGGCTACACCATCAAGACCAAAAACTTTTATACAAAGACAAAGAGAGGGATTCCAAGGCGTTTTTAGATACGGCCGGTGTGAAAGACAAATCCAAGCTTGTTTTAATTGAAGACGCGATTAGCCAAGAAAAGAGATTACTGGAAATGAGAAAGAATGCTAAACTGGAAAAAGCTTCTAAATCTATCTCTGAAATCAGCTTGGAGGTTGATAGGCTTGGTAATCAG GTGTCTACTTTTGAATCTATAATTACTAAAGGTGGGAAAGTAGCAGAGAAAGATGTGCTTAATTTGATTGAACAGTTAATGAATCAATTGCTTAAGTTGGATGGTATTATGGCTGATGGTGATGTCaaattgcaaagaaaaatgCAG GTGAGAAGAGTTCAAAAATATGTTGAAACATTGGATATGTTGAAGATTAAAAACGCCATGCCTAGTACCAATGGAGCTCAATCCGAAACACAGAATCGACATAAGCATAGTGTTCGAAAACAAGAGCAGCAATCCAGGCAAAGATTAGCACCAATCCAGGAGCAACAATCGAGCAACTCGGTTTCTCATTTGCCAATCCATCAACAATACCAGCACAAGCATCAGCACCAGCAGGCATCTGGGCCGGTCGTAGTTACTACGAAATGGGAAACATTCGATTCATCCCCGGCAACATTGCCGGTCACCTCGACATCTACATCTTCATCAGCCGCTAATAACTCAGCCCCACCGAAGTTCCCCTGGGAATTCTTCGATTAA